A region from the Coturnix japonica isolate 7356 chromosome 28, Coturnix japonica 2.1, whole genome shotgun sequence genome encodes:
- the PEX11G gene encoding peroxisomal membrane protein 11C, which translates to MATAPPSRHAPAAARGVAMAAALGAMVAALESYRGRDRAVRALCYGCQLAGGALSGPQSPAEGLPGSLLALSAQLSSCRTVLRLLDDLAMLSHSRDYGLGPKDEDALVRVLSVLRNVADQLYYPCEHIAWAADSGVICGRSQRWWAASTALWGLSLFLGILRSLRVLVQLRRKLKQQKRAPPSPQSQQKIRAQVKAEVLNIISNLADLSNAVHWMPPGFLWAGRFPLWLVGLLGTISSLIGIYQASGRGSSGAA; encoded by the exons ATGGCAACGGCGCCGCCCTCCCGGCATGCCCCGGCGGCGGCCCGGGGTGTTGCTATGGCGGCGGCGCTGGGCGCGATGGTGGCGGCGTTGGAGTCATATCGCGGCCGGGACCGTGCG GTCCGGGCGCTGTGCTATGGCTGCCAGCTGGCAGGCGGCGCGCTGTCCGGGCCGCAGAGCCCCGCCGAGGGTCTGCCCGGCAGCCTGCTGGCCTTGTCCGCACAGCTGAGCTCCTGCCGCACTGTGCTGCGCCTGCTGGATGACCTCGCCATGCTCAGCCACAGCCGGGACTATGGGCTGGGGCCTAAG GATGAGGACGCTTTGGTCCGGGTGCTGTCGGTGCTTCGCAACGTGGCCGACCAGCTGTATTACCCCTGCGAGCACATCGCATGGGCGGCAGACAGCGGCGTCATCTGCGGCCGCTCTCAGCGCTGGTGGGCTGCCAGCACGGCGCTATGGGGGCTGTCGCTGTTCTTGGGCATCCTGCG GTCCCTGAGAGTCCTGGTCCAGCTGAGGAGGAagctgaagcagcagaagcG tgctCCACCTTCACCGCAGAGTCAACAGAAAATACGAGCCCAAGTGAAGGCTGAAGTTCTGAACATCATCAGTAACTTGGCAGATCTCTCCAATGCTGTCCATTGGATGCCACCAGGGTTCCTATGGGCTGGACGGTTCCCTCTGTGGTTAGTGGGGCTCCTGGGGACCATCTCTTCCCTGATTGGAATCTACCAGGCATCTGGAAGGGGCAGTTCTGGAGCTGCGTGA